A single genomic interval of Pseudomonas sp. FeN3W harbors:
- the phnD gene encoding phosphate/phosphite/phosphonate ABC transporter substrate-binding protein: protein MKRLSALLLTCLLSAVSSLSAVAADADPDVLKVALLPDENASELIKRNQPLKDYLEEHLDKKVQLIVTTDYSSMIEAMRFGRIDLAYFGPLSYVMAKSKSDIEPFAAMVIDGKPTYRSVIIANVASGVNEYADLKGKKMAYGDRASTSSHLIPKTVLLETAELTGGQDYEQHFVGTHDAVAVNVANGNADAGGLSEVIFNQVAERGLIDPSKVKVLGYSGEYPQYPWAMRSNLSPELKTKVRDVFVGIDDPEVLRNFKAEAFAPITDADYDVIRNMGSLLGLDFATM from the coding sequence ATGAAACGCTTATCCGCTCTCTTATTGACCTGTTTGCTGTCCGCTGTTTCAAGTCTGTCCGCCGTAGCGGCCGATGCCGATCCGGATGTGCTAAAGGTTGCGCTGCTGCCGGACGAAAACGCCTCGGAGTTGATCAAGCGAAACCAGCCGCTGAAGGATTATCTGGAAGAGCATCTGGACAAGAAGGTGCAGCTGATCGTAACCACCGACTATTCCTCGATGATTGAGGCGATGCGCTTTGGCCGTATCGACCTGGCGTATTTCGGTCCGCTGTCCTACGTCATGGCCAAAAGCAAAAGCGACATCGAGCCCTTCGCTGCCATGGTCATCGACGGCAAGCCGACCTATCGCTCAGTGATTATCGCCAATGTGGCGTCAGGCGTGAATGAGTATGCCGACCTTAAGGGCAAGAAGATGGCCTATGGTGACCGGGCATCGACGTCCAGCCATCTGATTCCCAAAACCGTGCTTCTTGAGACGGCCGAGCTGACGGGTGGGCAGGACTACGAACAACATTTTGTGGGCACGCATGACGCCGTTGCCGTCAACGTGGCGAACGGAAACGCCGATGCGGGTGGGCTGTCGGAGGTAATTTTCAATCAAGTAGCCGAACGTGGCCTAATCGATCCGAGCAAGGTGAAAGTACTTGGTTACAGCGGCGAATATCCCCAATACCCCTGGGCGATGCGCTCGAACCTGAGCCCCGAGCTGAAAACCAAGGTGCGGGATGTATTCGTCGGTATCGACGATCCCGAAGTGCTGCGCAACTTCAAAGCCGAGGCCTTCGCGCCAATCACCGACGCCGACTACGATGTGATTCGCAACATGGGATCGCTGCTCGGCCTCGACTTCGCCACGATGTGA
- the phnC gene encoding phosphonate ABC transporter ATP-binding protein: MTPHPIQDAVLRVDRLSVVYPGGVTALRDTSIAFRRGEFTVLLGLSGAGKSTLLRSLNRLVTPTRGSVTSELGELGSGSALRQHRRRTAMIFQHHQLIERQSALANVLTGRLAFHNTLRSLFPLPRADQEIALSCLARVGLADKALSRVDKLSGGQQQRVGIARALAQQPAIILADEPVASLDPATSVRVLGLLRDICKEDGITAIVSLHQLEYARRFADRVVGLADSQIVFDAAPSELTDAQLERIYAGRSTTQPATAPAETPVMLAPSLEMSR; the protein is encoded by the coding sequence ATGACGCCCCATCCGATACAGGACGCCGTGCTGCGGGTCGACCGGTTGAGCGTCGTCTACCCAGGCGGCGTGACAGCCCTACGCGATACCTCGATTGCATTTCGGCGTGGTGAGTTCACCGTGCTGCTTGGTCTCTCGGGCGCAGGCAAGTCGACCTTGCTCCGTAGCCTCAATCGACTCGTCACGCCCACTCGCGGCAGTGTCACCAGCGAGCTCGGTGAGCTCGGCAGCGGCTCGGCCTTGCGTCAGCATCGTCGGCGTACCGCCATGATCTTTCAGCACCACCAGCTAATCGAACGTCAAAGTGCACTGGCTAATGTGCTTACCGGTCGGCTGGCCTTTCACAACACGCTCCGCTCGCTGTTTCCTCTGCCGCGTGCCGATCAGGAGATTGCGCTCAGTTGCCTCGCTCGGGTCGGTCTGGCAGACAAGGCGCTAAGCCGGGTGGACAAACTGTCCGGTGGCCAGCAGCAGCGGGTAGGCATCGCGCGTGCGCTAGCGCAACAGCCCGCGATCATTCTTGCCGATGAGCCGGTAGCCAGTCTCGACCCGGCCACTTCGGTCCGTGTTCTCGGACTGCTGCGCGACATCTGCAAGGAAGACGGCATCACCGCCATCGTTTCGCTGCATCAACTCGAATATGCCCGCCGCTTCGCCGATCGCGTCGTCGGGCTGGCCGATTCTCAGATCGTTTTCGATGCCGCGCCCTCGGAACTCACCGATGCGCAGCTTGAGCGCATCTATGCAGGCCGCTCTACGACTCAGCCAGCAACTGCTCCGGCTGAAACCCCTGTCATGCTCGCACCTTCACTGGAGATGTCCCGATGA
- a CDS encoding chromosome segregation protein SMC — protein sequence MVNDLVESFVAAQEQLEKLNEDLAAASQTLDKHANTRADGNAALQEHQASIHSAQQELTSIGQQLERLIGETTAKQEIAHRNDALTSAIAALREAEENSRVLREQHERNQRVRNQHAQIDAQLHGINQTEQRLEASRLMLADWQATEQQISEVVQQITDLGVLIDKQSIDRDAERSSYETCKAAEATARSFYEMLSSSADAIRQAVASIAQHLPADQDQCPLCLEPHGATKLQSRVAQALEAINPSLTAAEQRLRAAVEALTASEVAVEKAQQALDFSRMELGALESSRQDLGRRVAQFRTDPILASDSLPLARESLRQQLDSIAPAKKRLTDQRAALDALPSPEAFEQTEGAFNSAQQMLDLARVQQSEASTRLDQAVAALAALTSGEPLARTLEQLTAEKAQLEQQISDLNGKVETVQSALDTQQHQLVESLTAVKEIEEEIRRVQTLLLQIRASWQEQDLTGDPLAEAAQAREATLRATLTLLEGYVSALEGIGVEISAWAKLNDSQLAQRLIDAQRLDRSEEAFEAYLNDSINAARSSFLQLSLISDAMDLLDGSLKKEIENVQKHVGKVVPRWQALLKRVVRESRFHEASLKFFNSYNKDRAGVSVPLGNKAVPVPDIASEAQLTDLQLTFLLSMAMSHQWSPWKALLLDDPTQHHDLVHASAVFDLLRDYIVDHGFQVVIATHDALQARYFMRKLQNDGIEAKIWTLVPTEDGVTAQAGSWKQRIQ from the coding sequence TTGGTAAACGATCTTGTTGAAAGCTTTGTTGCGGCGCAGGAGCAGCTCGAAAAGCTCAATGAAGACCTCGCGGCAGCTAGTCAGACACTCGATAAACACGCGAACACGAGGGCTGACGGCAATGCCGCCTTGCAGGAGCATCAGGCCAGTATCCACTCTGCACAGCAAGAACTTACCAGCATCGGGCAGCAACTTGAGCGTCTGATTGGAGAAACCACTGCAAAACAGGAGATCGCTCACCGAAATGACGCGTTGACGTCAGCGATTGCTGCCCTACGCGAGGCTGAAGAAAATTCTCGTGTACTTCGCGAGCAGCATGAGCGCAACCAACGGGTTCGCAACCAGCATGCTCAGATTGACGCCCAGCTTCATGGCATCAACCAGACTGAGCAGCGCTTGGAGGCGAGCCGTCTAATGCTTGCCGACTGGCAGGCCACTGAGCAGCAAATCAGCGAGGTTGTTCAGCAAATCACGGATCTCGGAGTGCTCATCGATAAACAGAGCATCGATCGGGATGCCGAACGTTCCTCGTATGAGACGTGTAAAGCTGCGGAGGCCACTGCCCGATCATTTTATGAGATGCTCAGTTCTTCCGCCGACGCAATCCGTCAGGCCGTTGCATCCATAGCGCAACATCTTCCCGCTGACCAAGATCAATGCCCGCTTTGCCTGGAGCCGCATGGTGCAACCAAGCTTCAGTCCCGTGTGGCTCAAGCCCTTGAAGCGATCAATCCGAGTTTGACTGCAGCTGAGCAGCGATTGCGAGCTGCTGTGGAAGCGTTGACGGCCAGTGAGGTCGCGGTTGAGAAAGCGCAGCAAGCACTAGACTTCAGCCGAATGGAGCTGGGTGCTTTGGAGTCCAGCCGCCAGGATCTGGGAAGACGAGTTGCGCAGTTTCGTACCGATCCGATTTTGGCTAGTGACTCGCTCCCATTGGCAAGGGAGTCGCTCAGGCAGCAACTCGATAGTATTGCTCCTGCCAAAAAGCGTTTGACTGATCAGCGAGCGGCTTTGGACGCTCTCCCTTCCCCTGAAGCCTTTGAACAAACCGAGGGGGCCTTCAACTCGGCACAGCAGATGCTCGACTTGGCCCGAGTTCAACAGAGCGAAGCGTCTACGCGGCTGGATCAAGCAGTTGCCGCACTGGCCGCGCTCACCTCTGGAGAACCGCTGGCTCGTACGCTTGAGCAACTCACTGCAGAAAAAGCGCAGCTGGAACAGCAGATCAGCGATCTGAACGGGAAGGTTGAGACTGTGCAATCCGCCCTAGACACCCAGCAGCATCAGTTGGTTGAGTCATTAACCGCAGTCAAGGAGATCGAGGAAGAAATCCGAAGGGTTCAAACGCTCCTTCTTCAAATCCGCGCGAGCTGGCAAGAGCAGGATTTGACCGGCGACCCACTTGCGGAAGCTGCGCAGGCCCGTGAAGCGACACTGCGCGCTACGTTGACCCTCCTGGAGGGGTATGTTTCAGCACTCGAAGGCATTGGGGTGGAGATCTCTGCTTGGGCCAAGCTGAACGATTCACAACTGGCTCAGCGGTTGATTGATGCTCAGCGTCTTGACCGATCAGAAGAGGCCTTCGAAGCGTACCTCAATGACAGCATCAACGCGGCACGCTCCAGCTTCTTGCAGTTGTCCTTGATCTCGGACGCGATGGATTTGCTGGACGGCTCACTCAAGAAAGAAATTGAGAATGTTCAGAAGCATGTCGGCAAGGTGGTACCCCGCTGGCAGGCGCTGCTAAAGCGTGTCGTGCGAGAGTCCAGGTTCCACGAGGCAAGCCTGAAATTCTTCAACTCGTATAACAAGGATCGTGCCGGCGTTTCTGTACCGCTTGGCAATAAAGCGGTACCGGTACCTGATATCGCGAGTGAGGCACAGTTGACGGATCTTCAACTGACCTTCCTGCTCTCAATGGCGATGAGTCATCAGTGGTCTCCTTGGAAAGCACTGTTATTGGATGACCCGACTCAGCATCACGACCTGGTACATGCCTCTGCGGTTTTCGATTTGCTGCGTGACTACATCGTTGATCATGGTTTCCAGGTCGTTATCGCTACCCATGATGCTCTGCAGGCTCGTTACTTCATGCGCAAGCTGCAAAACGACGGAATTGAGGCCAAGATCTGGACGCTCGTGCCGACTGAAGATGGCGTCACTGCGCAAGCAGGGAGCTGGAAACAGCGCATTCAATAA
- a CDS encoding AAA family ATPase, which yields MSKLNSITLSNLRKFGSEVTIELSPGATILLAPNGTGKTTVFEAIEFGLTGKIARLRDDLAHIIRDDQAAATVSLSFSELTATSRVTAAGEVSRDGDLSSVFPNVSANDIPFLLRLTHLLDQRENGWIVNAEEKEAGTQLAKLPIGRDGSKARANLAAVRRSLTEQKARAEEVLIGHETDLSEWTRLLQERDIAAAGAVGALRPLDRIADALSDAANQTQSLSQIPPGLLTGPASQEGLTIAHSALTEILQGKVERTRAHIQALPW from the coding sequence GTGAGCAAGTTGAATTCAATCACCCTGTCGAACCTGCGCAAATTCGGGTCGGAAGTCACCATCGAGCTGAGTCCCGGAGCGACTATTTTGCTCGCGCCCAATGGTACTGGCAAAACAACGGTATTTGAGGCGATCGAGTTTGGCCTAACCGGGAAAATCGCGCGTCTCCGTGACGACCTTGCCCACATCATTCGTGATGATCAGGCGGCAGCGACAGTCAGTCTGAGTTTTTCTGAGTTAACTGCGACATCACGCGTGACTGCAGCGGGCGAGGTCAGCCGGGACGGAGACTTGAGCAGCGTCTTCCCTAATGTGTCTGCAAATGACATCCCATTCTTGCTGCGTCTAACTCACCTCTTGGATCAGAGGGAGAACGGGTGGATCGTTAATGCAGAAGAAAAGGAAGCCGGAACCCAGTTGGCGAAGCTGCCGATTGGTCGCGACGGTTCTAAAGCTCGCGCCAACCTCGCTGCCGTTCGACGGTCGCTGACGGAGCAAAAAGCCCGTGCGGAAGAAGTGTTGATTGGGCATGAGACTGATTTGAGCGAGTGGACTCGCCTACTTCAGGAGCGTGACATAGCTGCTGCCGGTGCAGTAGGTGCATTACGACCGCTCGATCGAATTGCCGACGCTCTCTCTGACGCTGCAAACCAGACGCAAAGCCTGAGCCAGATTCCACCTGGCTTATTGACCGGGCCTGCAAGCCAGGAGGGGCTGACGATTGCACACTCCGCACTGACCGAGATCTTGCAAGGGAAGGTCGAACGGACTCGGGCGCATATTCAAGCCTTGCCTTGGTAA
- a CDS encoding ABC-three component system middle component 1 has product MLTLQEVAGAIIQRVEGRYDVCPRDVTELMLPEVDYDSHVLRLKRSHIERAGWRTVLLIELPLTALQAANQWAADVRDVLPEPETADLYMFLMISGIAKDDAARIETDDRFCRKVVVRESEAAGDFLNRTFLAALDPAGDVETLSDPLVSALNTLSNAYPWSAPHIAAWKTQFLTNQNGADVVRVLTDSLGESEVQS; this is encoded by the coding sequence ATGCTGACACTGCAGGAAGTGGCTGGCGCAATCATTCAGCGTGTAGAGGGTCGGTATGACGTGTGTCCCCGGGACGTAACGGAGCTAATGCTGCCTGAGGTCGACTACGACTCGCATGTTCTTCGACTCAAGCGCTCCCACATCGAACGGGCGGGCTGGCGGACGGTTCTGCTCATCGAGCTTCCACTGACGGCCCTTCAGGCAGCCAACCAGTGGGCAGCCGATGTCCGGGATGTGCTGCCCGAACCTGAGACTGCAGACCTCTATATGTTTCTGATGATCAGCGGTATCGCCAAGGATGACGCTGCACGGATTGAGACGGATGACAGATTTTGCCGCAAGGTTGTTGTGCGCGAATCTGAAGCAGCTGGTGATTTTCTTAACCGGACATTCTTGGCGGCCTTGGATCCCGCTGGCGATGTCGAGACGCTGAGCGATCCATTGGTGTCGGCGCTGAACACGCTGTCCAATGCATACCCTTGGTCTGCTCCACACATCGCTGCTTGGAAAACGCAGTTTCTGACCAACCAAAACGGAGCGGATGTGGTGCGTGTTCTTACCGACTCGCTGGGTGAAAGCGAGGTTCAGTCGTGA